One part of the Halopenitus persicus genome encodes these proteins:
- a CDS encoding M20 family metallopeptidase: MSECDGELRDLTRRLVSIPSHEDETAAGDAVESWLRSETDATVERDPDGNVIARRNPDAPTSLALVGHHDVVPPADRQLEDEGYVIAEREGRLHGRGTADMKGALAACLLAFRDAAPPADREIAFASFVGEEDGGVGARAAIDRGFAPDFAVVAEGSTGYSAPPDRPAEVVTDVAVAHKGRRGSTLVAAGEAAHASETAAGENAVYRACDAVDVVRNLHAPETTVFGEHVAGSIAVTGIEGGTAMNVIPDRCTVTVDERTVPGERAPLERVETVEGIEWTVDGDLPPMACSHAGFADVVLEVARAAHRADAGVEDEHDFGAESSEETDFGATSTDEADIVLPEHVVKPHATDAGWLADAGTACVVCGPAEPGEAHTETESVSLDVLRRCRRIYRGIAEREIPDRE, from the coding sequence ATGAGCGAATGCGACGGCGAGCTCCGCGATCTCACGCGCCGGCTGGTTTCGATACCCAGCCACGAGGACGAGACCGCCGCGGGCGACGCGGTCGAATCGTGGCTCCGGTCGGAGACGGACGCGACCGTCGAGCGGGACCCGGACGGCAACGTCATCGCACGGCGGAACCCCGACGCGCCGACGAGCCTCGCGCTCGTCGGCCATCACGACGTCGTCCCCCCGGCGGATCGGCAGCTCGAGGACGAGGGATACGTCATCGCGGAGCGCGAGGGACGGCTCCACGGTCGGGGCACGGCGGACATGAAGGGCGCCCTCGCCGCCTGTCTTCTGGCGTTCCGCGACGCGGCTCCACCCGCCGACCGGGAGATCGCGTTCGCCTCCTTCGTCGGCGAGGAGGACGGCGGCGTCGGGGCACGGGCGGCGATCGACCGCGGATTTGCCCCCGATTTCGCGGTGGTCGCGGAGGGATCGACCGGCTACTCGGCGCCGCCGGACCGCCCCGCCGAGGTCGTCACCGACGTCGCGGTGGCCCACAAGGGTCGGCGCGGGTCGACGTTGGTCGCCGCCGGCGAGGCGGCACACGCCTCCGAGACCGCCGCCGGCGAGAACGCGGTCTATCGCGCCTGCGACGCGGTCGACGTCGTTCGGAACCTCCATGCGCCCGAAACGACGGTGTTCGGCGAGCACGTCGCCGGATCGATCGCGGTCACCGGGATCGAGGGCGGCACGGCGATGAACGTGATCCCCGACCGGTGTACGGTCACCGTCGACGAGCGAACGGTGCCCGGCGAGCGTGCACCCCTGGAGCGAGTCGAGACGGTCGAGGGAATCGAGTGGACCGTCGACGGGGATCTCCCGCCGATGGCGTGCTCTCACGCGGGCTTTGCCGACGTCGTCCTCGAGGTCGCCCGGGCGGCCCATCGGGCCGACGCCGGAGTCGAGGACGAGCACGACTTCGGTGCTGAGTCGTCGGAAGAGACCGACTTCGGTGCCACGTCGACGGACGAGGCCGACATCGTCCTCCCCGAGCACGTCGTGAAACCGCACGCGACCGACGCGGGCTGGCTCGCGGACGCCGGCACCGCCTGCGTCGTCTGTGGCCCCGCCGAGCCCGGCGAGGCCCACACGGAAACCGAGAGCGTCTCGCTCGACGTGCTCCGCCGGTGTCGGCGGATCTACCGCGGGATCGCCGAGCGAGAGATCCCCGACCGCGAGTAG
- a CDS encoding nucleotide-binding protein, with product MATVYAVASAKGGVGKTTTAAAIGTLLADAGASVVAIDADLGMANLAGTLGIDAEGETIHDVLAGRVDPEAAAQEGPRGLRILPGKTDLDAYADADPAGLVDVVDSFADADYVILDAGAGLSHDSALPLEIADRTLLVSTPEREALRDTAKTGQLADRLGGTVHGAVITRVDPDDPHRHDDLIVAHLDVPIHERIPEDDAVGDAVAAGEPLVVFAPTAPATRGYRSLTERLTGLDLPEPEEDETDAPVIRDAEDDGSNGRIAGETTIDRDEIDGIAETTKDEGSAETTKDEGSAETTKDEGSAGSRGTERSPADGEPGADERTVADEDGPEPIDGIEAADGQNEPGVESVPFREGADAESTADGSNHRSERSGESDVKSGEGRDDVGGEGGSDDENTDADDGERPNGTDDDRGFFSRLFGR from the coding sequence ATGGCAACGGTGTATGCGGTCGCCTCGGCGAAGGGCGGCGTCGGCAAGACGACGACGGCGGCCGCGATCGGGACGCTGCTGGCGGACGCGGGAGCGTCGGTGGTCGCGATCGACGCCGATCTCGGAATGGCGAACCTCGCCGGCACGCTGGGGATCGACGCCGAGGGTGAGACGATTCACGACGTGCTCGCCGGCCGGGTGGATCCCGAGGCAGCGGCTCAGGAGGGCCCGCGAGGGCTCCGCATCCTCCCCGGGAAGACCGACCTCGATGCCTACGCTGACGCGGACCCCGCCGGCCTCGTCGACGTCGTGGATTCGTTCGCGGACGCCGACTACGTGATCCTCGACGCGGGGGCGGGGCTATCACACGACTCGGCACTGCCGCTCGAGATCGCCGACCGGACGCTGCTCGTGTCCACCCCCGAACGGGAGGCGCTGCGCGATACGGCCAAGACGGGGCAGCTGGCCGACCGCCTCGGAGGGACGGTCCACGGCGCGGTGATCACCCGCGTCGACCCCGACGACCCGCACCGCCACGACGATCTGATCGTCGCCCACCTCGACGTCCCGATCCACGAACGGATCCCCGAGGACGACGCGGTCGGGGATGCGGTCGCGGCGGGCGAGCCGCTCGTCGTTTTCGCGCCGACTGCGCCCGCGACCCGGGGCTACCGCTCGCTGACCGAGCGGCTCACGGGTCTCGATCTCCCGGAGCCCGAGGAGGACGAAACGGACGCCCCGGTGATCCGTGACGCCGAGGACGACGGCTCGAACGGACGTATCGCGGGTGAGACGACGATCGACCGCGACGAAATCGACGGGATCGCCGAGACGACGAAAGACGAAGGGTCGGCCGAGACGACGAAAGACGAAGGGTCGGCCGAGACGACGAAAGACGAAGGGTCGGCCGGATCGAGGGGAACGGAACGGTCACCCGCGGACGGGGAGCCCGGCGCGGACGAACGGACGGTGGCTGACGAGGACGGCCCGGAGCCGATCGACGGGATCGAAGCGGCCGACGGTCAGAACGAGCCCGGCGTCGAGAGCGTTCCGTTCCGGGAAGGTGCCGATGCCGAGTCGACCGCGGATGGATCGAACCACCGATCGGAGCGGAGCGGTGAAAGCGACGTGAAGTCGGGTGAGGGACGCGACGACGTCGGTGGAGAGGGTGGAAGTGACGACGAGAACACGGACGCGGATGATGGCGAGCGTCCGAACGGGACGGACGACGACAGGGGCTTCTTCAGCCGGCTGTTCGGCCGGTGA
- a CDS encoding DUF502 domain-containing protein: protein MSTWKRDFGSGLIVLVPLIVLLLVIGWIYQHIASIPLISTLEPDWLLEPILPLYRVVIALVVFTTLVLAVGYFMRTTLGRIVEARIDDSINHIPALRVVYNASKLAVETALSGTEDLQNPVHLETWQGIRMTAFKTGKKTRDGKLVLFMPTAPNITSGYVIEVEPERVTDTGESVEEAMTRILSAGFAESTHQVSVDGDHLDAPTEDGSTGSPDRGPTVDEPVEDGHDGSADHRDVQDSSHPGGRGDPDAGA from the coding sequence ATGTCCACGTGGAAACGCGACTTCGGGAGCGGGCTCATCGTGCTGGTGCCGCTCATCGTCCTCCTGCTCGTCATCGGCTGGATCTACCAGCACATCGCGTCGATACCGCTCATCAGCACGCTGGAGCCCGACTGGCTCCTCGAGCCGATCCTCCCGCTGTACCGCGTGGTCATCGCCCTGGTCGTCTTCACGACCCTCGTGCTCGCGGTCGGCTACTTCATGCGAACGACCCTCGGCCGGATCGTCGAGGCCCGGATCGACGACTCGATCAACCACATTCCCGCCCTTCGAGTGGTTTACAACGCGTCCAAGCTGGCCGTCGAGACCGCGCTCTCGGGAACCGAGGACCTTCAGAACCCCGTCCACCTCGAAACGTGGCAGGGCATCCGGATGACCGCGTTCAAGACGGGCAAGAAGACCCGTGACGGGAAGCTCGTCCTCTTCATGCCGACCGCCCCGAACATCACCTCCGGATACGTCATCGAGGTCGAACCGGAGCGCGTCACCGACACCGGTGAATCGGTCGAGGAGGCGATGACACGGATCCTCTCGGCCGGCTTCGCCGAGTCGACCCACCAGGTGTCCGTCGACGGAGATCACCTCGACGCTCCGACCGAAGACGGGAGCACCGGGTCGCCCGATCGCGGTCCAACCGTCGACGAGCCGGTCGAAGACGGCCACGACGGATCCGCCGATCACCGCGATGTCCAGGACTCCTCCCACCCCGGCGGCCGCGGCGATCCCGACGCGGGCGCCTGA
- a CDS encoding CDP-2,3-bis-(O-geranylgeranyl)-sn-glycerol synthase yields MVGSLLASALWAMLPAYVPNNAAVLAGGGRPIDGGRTWNGARVLGDGKTWRGTAAGTMAGVLLALALNAVVDPASTTLGVDLPTFPLRAAVGLAFGAMVGDVAASFLKRRSGRERGAAFPGLDQLDFVVGALAFAWLLAPSWFGAWFTLPAIAVVVVVTPVLHVVTNVIGFAIGVKNEPW; encoded by the coding sequence ATGGTCGGGTCACTGCTCGCGAGCGCCCTCTGGGCGATGCTGCCGGCGTACGTTCCCAACAACGCCGCGGTGCTGGCCGGCGGCGGCCGGCCGATCGACGGCGGCCGGACGTGGAACGGCGCGCGCGTGCTCGGCGACGGGAAGACGTGGCGCGGGACCGCGGCCGGAACGATGGCGGGCGTCCTGCTGGCGCTGGCGCTGAACGCGGTCGTCGATCCCGCCTCGACCACGCTCGGGGTCGACCTCCCGACGTTCCCGCTTCGTGCCGCCGTCGGGCTCGCGTTCGGGGCGATGGTCGGCGACGTCGCGGCCTCGTTCCTCAAGCGCCGGTCGGGCCGCGAGCGAGGCGCCGCGTTCCCCGGACTCGACCAGTTGGACTTCGTCGTCGGCGCGCTGGCGTTCGCGTGGCTCCTCGCACCGAGCTGGTTCGGCGCGTGGTTCACGCTGCCGGCGATCGCGGTCGTGGTCGTCGTCACGCCGGTCCTCCACGTCGTGACCAACGTGATCGGGTTCGCGATCGGCGTCAAGAACGAGCCGTGGTGA
- a CDS encoding proline dehydrogenase family protein, translated as MLPPIASRFVAGETAAAAFDHARSMNDDGIGVLLNLLGEHYDDPEDVETDVAAYHTLIEDVASTDLDASVSIKPSQIGLDVSDDLFAEHYRSIVSHANAHDVFVWCDMEDADTTDATLDTFVDVARDHPWTVGQCLQSNLKRTREDLERVADVPGAIRIVKGAYDEPESIAYTEKSRVNEAYRDDITFLFEHRDRGVAVGSHDPEMVSIARRLGEEHGTDYEIQMLMGVREDAQRDLAVQGVDVQQYAPYGRKWLSYFYRRVRERKGNALFALRAILGR; from the coding sequence ATGCTCCCGCCGATCGCGAGCCGGTTCGTCGCCGGCGAAACCGCGGCCGCCGCGTTCGACCACGCTCGATCGATGAACGACGACGGGATCGGGGTCCTGTTGAACCTGCTCGGGGAGCACTACGACGACCCCGAGGACGTCGAAACCGACGTCGCGGCCTACCACACGCTCATCGAGGACGTCGCGTCGACCGATCTCGACGCGTCCGTCTCGATCAAGCCGTCCCAGATCGGTCTCGACGTCTCCGATGACCTGTTCGCGGAGCACTACCGCTCGATCGTCTCCCACGCCAACGCCCACGACGTCTTCGTCTGGTGTGACATGGAGGACGCCGACACGACCGATGCCACCCTCGATACCTTCGTCGACGTCGCGCGGGACCATCCCTGGACCGTGGGTCAGTGTCTCCAGTCGAACCTCAAGCGCACGCGCGAGGACCTCGAACGCGTCGCCGACGTCCCGGGCGCGATCCGGATCGTCAAGGGCGCCTACGACGAGCCCGAATCGATCGCCTACACCGAGAAGTCGCGGGTCAACGAGGCGTATCGCGACGACATCACGTTCCTCTTCGAGCATCGGGATCGCGGCGTCGCCGTCGGCAGCCACGACCCCGAGATGGTGTCGATCGCCCGCCGACTCGGCGAGGAGCACGGGACCGACTACGAGATCCAGATGCTGATGGGTGTTCGCGAGGACGCCCAACGGGACCTCGCCGTTCAGGGCGTCGACGTCCAGCAGTACGCTCCCTACGGCCGGAAGTGGCTCTCGTATTTCTACCGGCGCGTCCGGGAGCGAAAGGGGAACGCGCTGTTCGCGCTCCGAGCGATCCTCGGGCGGTGA
- a CDS encoding histidine kinase N-terminal 7TM domain-containing protein yields MSPPPRVTVIPLTVLKAALICTVVIGMTGGLIAWRERPTPGSVPLAVLLAGQCWWSVTLLFRIDATGIVAKAFWVDVSWIGVAIIPVAWLFFSLEYSGHHEYVQPRYVAVASIVPLCVAVIGATNVAHELMYVRSALVEINGVTMLERTPGPWFWIAAGYTYLLGLLGTLPLLELITSDVLAFRAQSVALIVGLVVPWLTNALYLLDALPTYGVDPTPIGFAVSGVAYLGALTRFRLFGTNPAPIRYARQLAFDRMEEGAIVLDSNGYVVELNDRAAAFLRADPNDVLGRAFPDAFPQVAAVVDEPEPTDRMMLRADDCTRAYDVSECSIVDYTGRTIGRSITLHDVSAHLRRQRRLTVLNRVFRHDVRTTTQLILGHAEEIDDDGGRIADRIADRAMEIEELSEKVRRAIDLFDRDRTSRRPLSLDSILRDAITSAREARPDVTVDYDGAPSDVYVDELLTVVFEDLIENAVEHNDDPDPRVRIDARTGTDDDDVHVVVADNGPGIDDEELSILEEGDETPLRHGSGLGLSLITWGVDIVGGRIEFADADPTGTVVTVRVPIRARPS; encoded by the coding sequence GTGTCACCACCACCTAGAGTCACCGTGATCCCCTTGACGGTCCTGAAGGCCGCGTTGATCTGCACGGTCGTGATCGGGATGACGGGGGGACTGATCGCCTGGCGCGAGCGACCGACCCCGGGGTCGGTCCCCCTAGCCGTCCTGCTTGCCGGCCAGTGCTGGTGGTCGGTTACCCTGTTGTTTCGGATCGACGCGACCGGGATCGTCGCGAAGGCCTTCTGGGTGGACGTCTCCTGGATCGGGGTCGCGATCATCCCCGTCGCGTGGCTGTTCTTTTCGCTCGAGTACTCGGGCCACCACGAGTACGTCCAGCCGCGGTACGTCGCGGTCGCCTCGATCGTGCCGCTGTGTGTCGCGGTCATCGGGGCGACCAACGTCGCCCACGAGCTGATGTACGTCCGCTCCGCGCTGGTCGAGATCAACGGCGTGACGATGCTCGAGCGGACCCCGGGGCCGTGGTTCTGGATCGCCGCGGGCTACACCTACCTCCTCGGGCTGCTCGGAACGCTTCCGCTCCTCGAACTGATCACCAGCGACGTCCTCGCGTTCCGCGCCCAGAGCGTCGCGCTCATCGTCGGGCTCGTCGTGCCGTGGCTGACGAACGCCCTCTATCTCCTCGACGCCTTGCCGACCTACGGCGTCGACCCGACGCCGATCGGCTTCGCCGTCTCCGGCGTCGCCTACCTCGGCGCACTCACCCGGTTCCGCCTGTTCGGCACCAACCCCGCGCCGATCCGGTACGCGCGGCAGCTGGCCTTTGATCGGATGGAGGAGGGCGCGATCGTTCTCGATTCGAACGGCTACGTCGTGGAGCTGAACGACCGTGCCGCGGCGTTCCTCCGGGCGGATCCGAACGACGTCCTCGGACGGGCGTTCCCCGACGCCTTCCCCCAGGTCGCCGCGGTCGTCGACGAGCCCGAACCGACCGACCGAATGATGCTCCGCGCGGACGATTGCACGCGCGCCTACGACGTCTCGGAGTGTTCGATCGTCGATTACACCGGACGCACGATCGGTCGGTCGATCACCCTTCACGACGTCAGCGCCCATCTACGGCGCCAACGGCGGCTCACCGTACTCAACCGGGTGTTCAGGCACGACGTCCGCACGACCACGCAGCTCATCCTCGGGCACGCCGAGGAGATCGACGACGACGGCGGCCGGATCGCCGACCGGATCGCCGACCGTGCGATGGAGATCGAGGAGCTCAGCGAGAAGGTCCGCCGCGCCATCGACCTCTTCGACCGTGATCGAACGAGCCGGCGGCCGCTCTCGTTGGACTCGATCCTGCGCGATGCGATCACGTCGGCCCGAGAGGCTCGACCGGACGTCACGGTCGACTACGACGGTGCCCCGTCCGACGTCTACGTCGACGAGCTGTTGACCGTCGTCTTCGAGGACCTGATCGAGAACGCAGTCGAACACAACGACGATCCGGACCCGCGCGTCCGGATCGACGCTCGAACCGGGACGGACGACGATGACGTGCACGTCGTCGTCGCCGACAACGGACCCGGAATCGACGACGAGGAACTCTCGATTCTCGAGGAGGGGGACGAAACGCCGCTCCGTCACGGAAGCGGGCTCGGCCTCTCGTTGATCACGTGGGGCGTCGACATCGTCGGCGGCCGGATCGAGTTCGCCGACGCCGACCCCACGGGAACGGTCGTCACCGTTCGCGTTCCGATCCGAGCCCGCCCGTCCTGA
- a CDS encoding UbiA family prenyltransferase, protein MAPEPSTQSRSTGQTALRNRSTVARARTVLERLRNALLYSSTYLALVAAAEVALVMIVLSLPVNLSPLVVGLVTFAVYVNDRLADLETDAAVAPHRTAFVRRHQRVLYVAGALAYGVAVALAVTGGPLAFGLTLLPGAFWVLYALDYFAALGSRIRRLKEILIVNSAVVALAWSVTIVGMPMAFTNAPVTPTAGVLFGYLFLATFVNAEIPNVPDVESDAAAGVATLPVVFGVRRTRQSLYGVTLLTLGLLAYAFLQGLLSATTTFALVVGLACLVSTVAFLGRSDAERRIALSAELSRVPAFGVLVFITLGI, encoded by the coding sequence ATGGCACCCGAACCATCCACCCAGTCACGGTCGACTGGACAGACCGCGCTTCGGAACCGTTCGACCGTCGCTCGAGCCCGGACCGTGCTCGAGCGCCTTCGAAACGCCCTGTTGTACAGCTCGACGTATCTCGCGCTGGTCGCGGCCGCCGAGGTCGCGCTCGTGATGATCGTCCTGTCGCTCCCGGTGAACCTCTCGCCGCTCGTCGTCGGACTCGTCACCTTCGCGGTGTACGTCAACGATCGGCTCGCCGACCTCGAGACGGACGCGGCGGTCGCGCCGCACCGAACCGCCTTCGTCCGTCGCCATCAGCGCGTCCTCTACGTCGCCGGCGCGCTCGCCTACGGCGTCGCCGTCGCGCTCGCGGTGACCGGCGGCCCCCTCGCGTTCGGGTTGACGCTGCTGCCCGGCGCGTTCTGGGTACTGTACGCGCTCGACTACTTCGCCGCTCTCGGCAGCCGGATCCGGCGGCTCAAGGAGATCCTGATCGTCAACTCCGCCGTCGTCGCCCTCGCCTGGTCGGTCACGATCGTCGGAATGCCGATGGCGTTCACGAACGCTCCGGTCACCCCGACGGCCGGCGTCCTGTTCGGCTACCTGTTCCTCGCGACGTTCGTCAACGCCGAGATCCCGAACGTCCCCGACGTCGAAAGCGACGCGGCCGCCGGCGTCGCGACGCTCCCGGTCGTTTTCGGCGTGCGGCGAACGCGGCAGTCGCTGTACGGCGTCACGCTGCTCACGCTGGGACTGCTCGCGTACGCCTTCCTGCAGGGGCTCCTCTCCGCGACCACGACGTTCGCGCTCGTCGTCGGGCTCGCCTGTCTGGTGTCCACCGTCGCGTTCCTCGGTCGCAGCGATGCTGAACGACGGATCGCGCTTTCGGCGGAGCTTTCCCGAGTCCCGGCCTTTGGAGTGCTCGTGTTCATCACCCTCGGAATCTGA
- the ahaH gene encoding ATP synthase archaeal subunit H, whose protein sequence is MPRPEVLERVTEAEREADDIVAEAESDAEEILAEARERAEEIRSTAEEEASAEADERLETAREEIESRREEILEEGRADRKALESDARDRVDEVVEYAIDRFEEAVNAQA, encoded by the coding sequence ATGCCGAGACCAGAGGTGCTCGAACGAGTGACGGAGGCCGAACGCGAGGCGGACGACATCGTCGCCGAGGCGGAATCCGACGCCGAGGAGATCCTCGCCGAGGCCCGCGAGCGGGCGGAGGAGATCCGCTCGACGGCCGAGGAGGAGGCGTCCGCGGAGGCCGACGAGCGGCTCGAAACCGCTCGCGAAGAGATCGAGTCCCGGCGTGAGGAGATCCTCGAGGAGGGGCGCGCCGACCGGAAGGCGCTCGAATCGGACGCACGGGACCGCGTCGACGAGGTGGTCGAGTACGCCATCGACCGGTTCGAGGAGGCGGTGAATGCTCAGGCCTGA
- a CDS encoding carboxypeptidase M32: MSDSADTTDASGSADSADAPDAYEALLDRARRWNAVSSASGVLSWDQQVMMPEGGTPARSKQLSVLSSLQHDLLTAPETGELLAELADADPTADQSAAVREVRRQHERADAVPRDLVERISEASTEALGAWERAKAADDFEAFAPHLERNVELKREYAAHIDPDRDPYAVLFEEYEPCLPLERAETILEELRETLVPLLDAIRASDADLAGDTFVGSFATETQEELAREALDRLGYDFDRGRLDVSSHPFTSGNQFDCRITTRFDEADPLSALGSTIHEFGHALYTLGLPDDWFGTPLGEPRDLSVHESQSRLWENHVGRSRAFWDHFLPTFQDHFPSTADASVADAYEAVNQVHPDNLIRVEADELTYHLHVLVRFEIERDLVRGDLDVADVPETWNDLYERYLGVRPETDAEGCLQDIHWSHGNFGYFPTYSLGSAMAAQLYAAAEADVTEMDGPSLDERIAAGEFDALHDWLAENVHRHGSRYETNELVKRATGEDFSAAAFTDYVESKYGELYDVSV; the protein is encoded by the coding sequence ATGAGCGACTCCGCCGATACGACCGACGCGTCGGGATCCGCCGACTCCGCGGACGCCCCCGACGCCTACGAGGCTCTCCTGGATCGTGCCCGTCGCTGGAACGCCGTCTCGAGCGCCTCTGGCGTGCTCTCGTGGGACCAACAGGTGATGATGCCCGAGGGCGGGACGCCCGCACGGTCGAAGCAGCTCTCGGTCCTGTCCTCGCTGCAGCACGACCTCCTCACCGCCCCGGAAACCGGCGAGCTCCTCGCCGAGCTCGCGGACGCCGATCCGACGGCCGATCAGTCCGCCGCCGTCCGTGAGGTCCGCCGCCAGCACGAGCGCGCGGACGCGGTCCCGCGGGACCTCGTCGAGCGGATCTCCGAGGCGTCCACGGAGGCGCTCGGCGCCTGGGAGCGCGCGAAGGCAGCGGACGACTTCGAGGCGTTCGCGCCCCACCTCGAGCGCAACGTGGAGCTCAAACGCGAGTACGCAGCCCACATCGATCCCGATCGGGATCCCTACGCCGTCCTCTTCGAGGAGTACGAGCCGTGTCTCCCGCTCGAGCGCGCGGAGACGATCCTCGAGGAACTGCGCGAGACGCTCGTTCCGCTGCTCGATGCGATCCGCGCCTCGGACGCCGACCTCGCGGGCGACACCTTCGTGGGCTCGTTCGCGACGGAGACCCAGGAGGAGCTGGCGCGGGAGGCGCTCGACCGGCTCGGGTACGACTTCGACCGCGGCCGGCTCGACGTCTCCTCGCATCCGTTCACCTCGGGCAACCAGTTCGACTGCCGGATCACGACGCGGTTCGACGAGGCCGATCCCCTCTCCGCGCTCGGGTCCACGATCCACGAGTTCGGCCACGCGCTGTACACCCTCGGACTCCCGGATGACTGGTTCGGAACCCCGCTCGGCGAGCCGCGCGACCTCTCGGTCCACGAGTCCCAGTCGCGGCTCTGGGAGAACCACGTCGGCCGGAGCCGGGCGTTCTGGGACCACTTCCTGCCGACGTTCCAGGACCACTTCCCGAGCACCGCGGACGCCTCCGTCGCGGACGCCTACGAGGCGGTCAATCAGGTCCATCCGGACAACCTGATCCGCGTCGAGGCCGACGAGCTCACCTACCACCTGCACGTCCTGGTTCGGTTCGAGATCGAACGCGACCTGGTCCGCGGGGACCTCGACGTGGCCGACGTCCCCGAGACGTGGAACGACCTGTACGAGCGGTACCTCGGCGTCCGCCCCGAGACCGACGCCGAGGGCTGCCTGCAGGACATCCACTGGAGCCACGGCAACTTCGGGTACTTCCCGACCTACTCGCTCGGGTCGGCGATGGCCGCCCAGCTGTACGCGGCCGCCGAGGCCGACGTCACGGAGATGGACGGTCCGAGCCTCGACGAGCGGATCGCGGCCGGGGAGTTCGACGCCCTCCACGACTGGCTGGCCGAGAACGTCCACCGCCACGGGTCGCGCTACGAGACGAACGAGCTCGTGAAGCGGGCGACCGGCGAGGACTTCTCGGCGGCAGCGTTCACCGACTACGTCGAGTCGAAGTACGGCGAGCTGTACGACGTCTCGGTCTGA
- a CDS encoding SHOCT domain-containing protein — translation MTADPTRAGNATDGPIERARENLTGIVSVLVTGIWLVALVTNQGWWLGALLLGYVVVVPLVALLFGDESDVAEWWDDEDAAETATASKRSKGERTENRREGNRGGTDDALETLRERYARGELTDEQFERKLERLLETETLEDAADRTDTAETPEREKPATEG, via the coding sequence ATGACAGCCGACCCGACGCGAGCCGGAAACGCGACCGACGGTCCGATCGAACGGGCGAGGGAGAACCTCACGGGGATCGTCTCCGTCCTCGTGACCGGCATCTGGCTGGTCGCGTTGGTTACCAACCAGGGCTGGTGGCTCGGAGCCCTCCTCCTCGGCTACGTCGTGGTCGTCCCGCTGGTCGCCCTGCTGTTCGGCGACGAGTCCGACGTCGCGGAGTGGTGGGACGACGAGGACGCGGCGGAAACGGCGACCGCGTCGAAGCGATCGAAAGGCGAGAGGACTGAAAACCGCCGCGAGGGGAACCGCGGCGGCACGGATGACGCCCTCGAGACCCTCCGGGAGCGATACGCACGCGGCGAACTGACCGACGAGCAGTTCGAGCGGAAGCTGGAGCGGCTCCTGGAGACGGAGACGCTGGAGGACGCGGCGGACCGGACGGACACGGCCGAGACCCCGGAACGCGAAAAACCGGCGACCGAGGGGTAA